The window TAGGAGAAGAAGTTGTTGCCGCCGGAGAAGTAGTTGATCCGCAGCTGCACGAGCATGTAGACGAGTCCACCCACGGCGCAGGAGCGCACCCAGGGGGGAGCCACGCGCCACGCCGATCGCAGGCCGGGGAGAAGCGCCAGCAGGAACGGCGACATGACCAGGAACCCGCGATCGGGGGACACCAAGGTGCCGGCGATGCCCTCGCCGTAGTCCCACCACGGCCGGCCGGCGAGATTGCTCGTGACGTAGCTGTCGTAGCCGCCGGCGAGTGATACCTCACCGAAGATGGCGACGTTGTAATACAGGAGCGCGCACAGTCCGAGCAGGGCAGGCACGCCGATGAGGGCGACGGGGCGCCAAGACCGGGCGCTGATCCCTGCCCACACGCCTGCCACAGCGGAGATGACGGCCAGGTGCGGTCGGGTGAAGACGGCGAGTCCAAAGCCGATGCCGGAGCGCACATAGTGCTCCCTGGCCAGGGCCAGCATCGCCGCGGCGAGCCACAGCTGGTTGGGTCCATGCGCCCACAGGGCGTCGGCGGACACCGACCAGGTGGAGGTTGCCAGGCCCGCGATGAGAGCCGCCGCCATGGCCGTCGAGGGCCGGACAAGGCGGCGAAAGACGAGGTGGAGCAGCGTCATGGCCCCGGCGGCAGCCATGACCGCGGCGAGTGTCGCGGGGACGAGGCTCGGGACCTCGGGATCCGTGCCGACCAGCCAGTAGAACGGGACGGCGAAGAAGATGACCCCAGGTGTGCGGTTGCTCACCACGCGCTCGCCGTTGTCCACGAACCACAACAGCCTGCCTTCGAACGCGTCGAGGGTCAGGTTGCCGTGGGTCACCAACTGCCAGGCGGGGACCCCCGCTGCCACCGGGTCCGGGCTCACGCCCCAGGTGTAGGTGGCGGTGGCCAGATACACGAGGCAGAGGAACAGGAAGACGAAGGTCGCCGACAGGGCAGCCGGGTAGCCGTCGATGCGCTCGGGCAGCCCCGCCAGGGCAGCGGGCAGCCGGGCACGGGCTGCGCGCAGGTTTCGGGGTACGGACGACACGTTCACCAGTATCAACCTCGGACGACGACCACCTCTGCTTGATCGTCGCGTCACGGGCCGGGCACCCTGATCGCATAGCCTCAAGCGCTATGGCCCTGAACGCGTACGCGCGCGCCGCCACCGACCGGGTGCTCACCCCGGTGGGTCGGGCGATGGCGCGCCTGGGCTTCACCGCCAACGGCATGACCGCCTCCGGCGTGGTGCTGACGGTCGCCGGCGTGGTCGTGGTCCTGTTGGGCCAGCACGTGATCGGCGCCTGGGTGCTCGCGTTCGCGACCGCCACCGACGCCTTCGACGGCATCGTCGCCCGGGAGCGGGGCACCGCGGGCCCGTTCGGCGCCTTCCTGGACAGCCTGGCCGACCGCATCGGTGAGGCGCTCATCTTCGGCACCGTCGCCTGGCTCGTGCGCGACGACCCGCTGCTGTTCGGTCTGGCGATCTTCGTTCTGGGCGGGTCCCAGGTCACCAGCTACATCCGCGCCAAGGCCGAGTCGCTCGGCTGGGACGCCACCGTGGGGGTCCTGGAGCACGCCGAGCGGGTCATCATCATCATCCTGGGCATCGTCTTGTCCCTGCTGGCCCTGGCCCTGTGGGTGCTCGCGGTCGGTGTGGCGATCACGATCGTGCAGCGGCTGCGGGCCGTCGCCCGCGAGGCCGGGCAGGCCGGGCAGACGCCGTGAGCGCCCACCGGGGCTCGGGATTGCCCGGCCAGCCTGTGGACCGCAATCCGGGCGCGCATCAGCGCATTCCCCCCGACCCTCGACCGGAGAGCCTGGGCATGCGGGTCAACGCCGCGCTATGGGACCTGGCCTGGGAGACCGCCCGCCGGCTGCCCGAGGCGCTGGCGCATGCGCTGGCTGCGGTGCTGGCCACCGTGGCCTTCTGGGTGGCCGCTCCGGTGCGGCGGCGCCTGACCGCCAACCTCGCGCGGGTCGTGGAGCCCTCGGTGCTGGACCGGACCGTGCGAGCGGCCTTTCGCTCCTACGCCCGCTACTGGATCGAGGCGTTCCGCGCAGCTGACCTCGACCCCGACGACCTGGACCGACGCACCACCACCGGGGGCTTCGCCCACCTCGACGAGGTCCTGGAGCGCGGGCGGGGCGCGATCATCCTGCTGGCCCACCATGGCTCCTGGGACGTCTCCGCACAGTGGGGCGAGTCCCACGGGTACCACATGGCCGCCGTCGCCGAGGTGGTCCGCCCCCGTGCGCTGTTCGAGAAGTTCGTGCGCCTGCGGGAGGCGGTGGGCCTTGAGGTGGTGCCGCTGCGCCGGGGTGGCGACGTGCTCGGGCGGCTGGAGGAGGTGCTCGCCGAGAACCACCTGGTGGGCCTGCTCGCCGAGCGCGACCTCAGCGGCCGGGGACCGGTCGTGCGGTTCTTCGGCGAGGATGCGCGCATCCCGCCGGGTCCGGTGGTGCTGTCGCAACGCACCGGCGCGGCGATCGTGCCCTCGACCATGCTCCAGCGGCCCGGCCGGCGCTGGCACATCGAGGTCCTGCCCCCCGTGGACGCGGCCCACCTGGACGTCGACGAGGCCGCACAGCAGGTGGCCTGCGCGCTGGAGACGCTGATCCGGCTCGCACCCGAGCAGTGGCACGCCGTCCAACCAGTGTGGCTGGCTGATGTCCCCCCCCACCGCAGAGGCGACTGGACGCCCCGAGCGGGCAACCGCCACGCACCCGCGGACGGCAACCAGGCCGGACCCGGCGGCGGGGCCGCGGCCGGCCCGCGGGAGCAGGCGGGATGAAGGTCGCGTTGGTGTGCCCCTACGACTGGGTATGTCACGGCGGGGTGCGGGCCCATGTCGAGAGCCTTGCCGCACACCTGACCGACCGCCATGACGTGCGCATCTTCGCCCCCGCCTCGGGTCCCCTCGACCAGGCGGGCGTGGGGCCCCTGGTGACCCCACTGGGCCGCCCGATCCCGGTGCGCTTCAACCGGTCGGTGGCGCCGCTGTCACCGTCGCCGTTGGCGGCCCGCCGGACCGTGCGGGCCCTGCGAGCCTTCGACCCCGACGTCGTCCACGTCCACGAGCCGCTGGTGCCGGTCGTATCGGCCGCCGCCGCCGCGTTCGGTCCGCGTCCCGTCGTGGGCACCTTCCACGCCTGGTCCACCGCGGACCGGCTGTACCGGATGGCCGCGCCCGTGGCGCGCCAGCTGGCCCGGCGCCTGGCGGTGCGGGTGGCGGTCTCCCATTCCGCACAGACCTACGCGGGCGAGGCCCTGGGCCTGCCCCTCGGCTCGTTCCAGGTCGTGCCGAACGGCGTCGATGTCGCGCGCTACGCCGACGCCGAGCCGCTGCCCGACCTCGTGGACCCTGAACGGCCGCTCCTGCTCTTCGTGGGCCGTCTGGAGCCCCGCAAGGGCCTGGACGTCGCCATCCGCGCCTTCCTGCGGTTGCGCGCCTCCCATCCGTCGGTGCGGCTCTGCGTGGTGGGTGAGGGCCCGGAGCGGCGCCGGTGCCAGGAGATGGTCCCGGGGTCCCTGCGTCCCGACGTGCTGTTCGTCGGTGCCGTGGACGAGGCCCAGAAGCCCCGCTACCACGCCAGCGCCGACGTGTTCGTCGCCCCGAACCTGGGCGGTGAGTCCTTCGGGATCGTCCTGCTGGAGGCCATGTCAGCCGGTCTCCCGGTGGTCGCCAGCAACATCCCGGGCTTCCGCGGGGTGGTCAAGGACGCCCGGCAGGGACGGCTGGTGCCACCAGGTGACGCGCTGGCCCTGGCGGACGCGCTCGGGACCCTGCTCGCCAACCCCCGCCTGCGAGCCGCCATGACCGCGGAGGGGCGACGCAGCACGGGCCGCTACGACTGGAAGGTCGTCGGCGCCGAAGTCGAGGAGGTCTACCGCCAGGCCCTGTCGGAGGCGTAGACTCGGCGCCATGATTCCCACGCTCATCGTCATCGGGATCGGTGTCCTCCTCGTCGGAGGCTTCGTCCTCATCTACAACGGGCTCGTTGCGCTGCGCAACGCGGTCCAGAACGCCTGGGCGAGCATCGACGTGCAGCTGAAGCGCCGCTACGACCTCATCCCCAACCTCGTGGAGACGGTCAAGGGCTACGCCAGCCACGAGCGGGAGACATTCGAGGCGGTCACCAACGCCCGTGCCAACGCGATGGCGGCCGACAACCCCGCGGATCAGGCCAAGGCGGAGAACGACCTCAGCCAGGCGCTGTTCAACCTGCGCGCCGTCGCCGAGGCGTACCCCGACCTGAAGGCCAACCAGAACTTCCAGCAGCTCCAGGAAGAGCTGACGAGCACGGAGGACCGCATCGCCTTCGCCCGCCAGGGCTACAACGACGCAGTGCGGCGGTACGACACCCGGCGGCAGTCGATCCCCTACAACATCGTCGCGGGACTCGGCAGCTTCGAACCCTACGAGTACTTCGAGGCCGACACCGACAGCCGCAGCCCGGTCGAGGTCCAGTTCTAGATCCCAGCGTCCCCGTGCGCCGTGTGCTGCTCGCAGTGGCGACACTTCTCGCTGTCGCCGGCGGGATCGCCGTCGTCGTCCTCACCAGCGGGGGTGAGGACCCAGCGGTGCCGCCCGACCCTGACCCGACTGCGGAGCCAGAGCCCGAGCCCGAGCCGGAGGCCGAGCCGATCATCGCGCCGCTGACGGGTGAGGCCGTCCAAGACCCGGCTGTGCCCGGCCGCTCCGTGGTGGCCCTGAAGGTCGACAACGCACCGCAGGCCAGGCCCCAGGTCGGCTTGGAGGATGCCGACATCCTGTTCACCGAGCTGGTCGAGGGCGGGACGACCCGGTTCATCGGGCTGTACCACAGCGCCATGGCCGAGGGTGCCGGCCCGGTGCGCTCCGGCCGCGACGTGGACGCCCAGGTGCTGCCGCCCTTCTCACCGGTCTTCGGGATCTCCGGTGCGGCCCCAGGGACGTACGAGGCCCTGCGCGGCGCCGGGCTGCTCGTCTACGAGGAAGGCCAGGCCGGCGCGTTCACCCGCGACCCCAACCGTGTCTCGCCGCACGACCTCATGGCCTCCACGTCCGCGCTGGCGAACGCTTCCGGTGATCTGCCTCCCGCGGCGGAGCCCTGGCCGTTCGATCCCGCGCCACCCGCCGGGGGTGAGCCGGCGACGGGGGTTGAGCTGATCTACAGCGCCTTCTACGCCGCTGCCTGGAACTGGGATGCGAGCGTCGACACCTGGCGGCGCAGCCAGGAGGGCGGACCCCATGTCGATGCCGACGAGGAGCAGCTGACGGCCGACACCATCGTCGTGGCACGCGTGACGACCTCCAACGGCCCCGGTGTCGACGTCGGCGGCAACCCCGTCCCCGAGGTCAACGCCGTGGGCGAGGGGGAGGCGACGATCCTGCGCGACGGGCGCAGCTACCCCGCGCGCTGGCGCAAGCCGGACGCCACCAGCCAGTTCGAGTGGCTGACCCCGGAGGGCCAGGTGCTGCCGCTGCGGCCCGGCCGGACCTGGGTGGAGCTCGTGCCGGAGGCCGGCAGGGTCAGCGTCGCCACCACCCCCGGCGCGGGGTAGGCTCGACGCTATGAACGACTCCCAGTCGGGGCAGCCGGCGCACGGCTCCCACACGGTGAAGCGCGGCCTCGCGGAGATGCTCAAGGGCGGGGTCATCATGGACGTCGTGACCGCGGAGCAGGCCCGCATCGCCGAGGAGGCGGGGGCCGTCGCGGTCATGGCGCTGGAGCGGGTGCCCGCCGACATCCGCGCCGACGGCGGGGTCGCCCGCATGAGCGACCCGTCGATGATCGACGCGATCATGGCGGCGGTGTCCATCCCCGTCATGGCCAAGGCGCGCATCGGCCACTTCGTCGAGGCCCAGGTCCTGCAGTCGGTCGGCGTCGACTACGTCGACGAGTCCGAGGTGCTGACCCCCGCCGACGAGGCGCACCACATCGACAAGCACCGCTTCACCGTGCCGTTCGTGTGCGGCGCGACCAACCTCGGTGAGGCGCTGCGGCGCATCGCCGAGGGCGCGGCGATGATCCGCTCCAAGGGCGAGGCCGGCACCGGCAACGTCGTCGAGGCCGTCCGCCACATGCGGGCGATCACCGGGGCGATCCGCCGGCTGTCCGCCATGAGCGAGGACGAGCGCTACGCCGAAGCCAAGGAGCTGCGCGCCCCGATCGACCTGGTCGCGCAGGTGGCCGCGGCCGGGGCGCTGCCGGTGGTGCTGTTCACCGCCGGGGGCATCGCAACGCCAGCCGACGCCGCGCTGATGATGCAGCTCGGCGCCGACGGAGTGTTCGTCGGCTCGGGCATCTTCAAGTCCGGCGACCCCGCGCGCCGGGCCCGCGCGATCGTTGAGGCCACGACCTACTTCTCCGACGCCGACGTGGTCGCCAAGGTCAGCCGCGACCTCGGCGAGCCGATGGTCGGGCTCACCGACCCGGGCCAGCGCCTGGCAGACCGCGGCTGGTAGCCCCCGCTGGCGGCGGCTCCGGGGCTGGCTGAGGTCCTGATCACCGCGATCGGCACCGACATCGGCGAGTTCGAGTGGACACTTGTCTGGTTGCGCCACCGTCAATATGGTGATTTATCGGTCTGGCCGACCAGAGAGGTGTCCACTCGGCGCATCGCACGGCGCACCGTGGTCGCTTCAACAGGGCGACGGGGACGGGACGATCGGGGGAAGCCCGAGTGCCAGGCGCTGGGCGCGGACCGCGAGGATCCGCCGGCGGGTGGCAACGGGGGTCCGTAGCATCCGCGCGCTGATGCGGAGCGTCTGGATGTCGAGCTCGGCGAGGGCGAGGTCCCGCTCCCCGTCCCGGAAGCGGTCGACGTCACGCTCGTGGTCCTTGCGCCCGTCGTACTCCAGGCACAGCCGCGCGTCGAGGAACGCGAAGTCCAGCCGGTAGCGCCGGCCGCCGCAGGTGAACGGGACCTGCGCCTCGGGCAGCGGGTCGCCGGGCTGCCACAGGTAGCGGTACACCCAGCGTTCGCCCTCACTCTCCAAGTGCAGCAGGCCCGAGGCGATGATCCTGCGCATCTCTGGCGCCCCACGAACGGTGCCGAGCGCCACCGCCCGGTCGGTCAACTCCTCGAGCGAGGTGCGTCGAGCGCGTCGGGCATCGTCGAAGGCGACGCGGATGACCTTGGCAGAGCGGAGGTGCGCGGCGTCGATGAGCCCTCGGGTGGCGGTAAGCGCGGGCAGATCCCGGACGGTGGCCTGGTCGACCGGAGCCACCCGCGAGCGCACGACGGTGAAAGGCGCGCCCCGCACGCGGCGATCGGGATCGATGATCACGTGGTCATACCCCGACAACCCGAAGCCCTCGAGCCCGTACAGGCCGCACGCCCAGGGGCCGCCGACGCGTGCGCCTGCCCCGCTGCGGTCCAGGGCGGCCGCGAGCCGCCCGATGTCGTCGGCCCTGGCGTCGGCGACCCGGTAGTGCGCCCGTGACCACCCCACGAGCTGTCCGGCCTCCAGCAACCAGTCGATCTGCGCGGGGTCATGGCCGAGGTCGAGCAGGCGCCGGCGGGACACGAATCCGGTGGCGTGGACGTCGGGGGGCAGGGCGGCCATGGCCCGCACGATGCCGGGTCCCACCCGGACGCGGCGGGGGTTGGTACCAAGGTTGTGGACAAACGGCGGTGGGGGGGGGGGGGGGACGGGTATGGACGGACCCGCGCGGTCTGTGCTGCGCTGACCCGCGCGGGCTGTGCTGCGCTGACTACCGCGCGGCCTGTGCGCTGACTACCGCGCAGAGCTCGACGCAAGGGACCCGCGGTCGGCCTTCAGGCCGACGGCAAGGGCCAGGGCGCCCGTCCCGAAGTGCAGGACGTGGTCCGCGACGTTCAGGGCGAGGAAGTTGACCGGCGAGGCCGCCGGCACGGCGACGCCGAACACGCCCACGGCCACGTAGGCGGCGCCGACGGCCGTGTTGACCATCCGCGCCGTCGCGGTCCCGCCGACGGCCCCGGCGACGAATGCGGCGCCGATCAACAGGTGGACGACATTGTGCACGGGGTTGACCTCGAAGATGCCGAGCAGCAGGGCGCCGTCGGGAGCGGCGAGGCCGACGCCCCCGGTCACGAGGAAGCCGACGAGACCGACGAGAAGATAGACCGCCCCGAAGGCGTAGCCGAAGATCTGGTTGACGCTCATGGTGATTGCCCTTCCTATGGCCCGGTGTCGTGGGGGTGGTGGCGAGGGTTCGTCGACGCGGCCGGGTGCGGATTGGCGGCGGGTAGCCTTGGGCCATGCACCGCACCCCGCCCGGGCGCGTGTCGGGAGCGGGACTCCTGCGCGACCGCGAACCAGCGCCGGCTGGCGACGCCGACGGCCCGCGCGTCGGCGTGCTCGCGCTGCAGGGCGACGTCGCCGAGCACCTGCGGATGCTCGATGCGGTCGGTGCCCAGGGTGTGCTGGTCCAGCGCCCCGGGGACCTTGACGACCTGGACGGGCTGGTCGTGCCGGGCGGTGAGTCGACGACGATTGGCAAGCTCGCGGAGCTGTACGGGCTGCTGGGGCCGTTGCGATCCCGGTTGGCGGACGGGCTTGCGGCGTTCGGCACGTGCGCGGGCGCGATCCTGCTGGCCCGCGGGGCGCTCCTGGCCGACGGGCGGCCCAGCGAGCAGCCGTTGCTGGAGGCGATGGACCTGGTGGCCCGCCGCAACGCCTTCGGCCGGCAGGTGGCGAGCTTCGAAGCGGACGTGCACGTCACGGGCGTGTCCGGGGACCCCATGCACGCCGTGTTCATCCGCGCGCCGTGGTTCGAGGCGGTCGGAGCCGACGTGGAGGTCCTGGCCACCGTCGCCACCGCGCTCGGCGAGCAGATCGTCGTGGCACGCCAGGGCCGGCTCCTGGCGTCGGCCTTCCACCCCGAGCTGGTCGGTGACGCGCGCCTCCACCGGCTCTTCGTCGCGTCGTTGCGGCGAGGATGACGCGCGGTGGGGCGGCCTATGACGGCGCCGGGAGGGCGCCGATGCTAGGGTCCGCTTCATGTCCGGTCACAGCAAATGGTCCACGATCAAGCGGAAAAAGGGCGCCGCCGACGCCAAGCGGGCGAAGCTCTTCGGTCGCCTGATCCGGGGCATCGAGGCCGCCGCCAAGAGCGGCGGCGTCGACCCCGAGGCCAACCCCACACTCGCCGACGCGATCCAGAAGGCCAAGGACGCCTCGATGCCGAAGGACAACATCGAGCGTGCCCTCAAGCGCTTGGCCGGTGAGGACGACGGGGTCACCTACGAGACCGTCTACTACGAGGGCTACGCCCCCGGCGGGGTCGCCCTGTACGTGGAGTGCCTGACGGACAACCGCAACCGGGCCGCCAGCGACGTGCGGTCGGCGTTCAGCAAGAACGGCGGGAACCTGGCTGAGCCGGGCGCGGTCAACTACCTGTTCACCAGGACCGGCGTGCTGCTGGTCCCGGCCGACGGCGTCAGCGAGGACGACCTGCTGCTGGCGGCACTCGACGCCGGCATGGAGGACGTGCGTCTGGACGGGGACACCCACGTCGTGACCACCCAGCCGAGCGATCTGGCCGCCGTGCGCGCCGCGCTCGAGAGCGCCGGCGTGCCCGTCGCCTCCTCGGAGACCACGATGCTGCCGAGCGTGTGGGTCCCGGTCACCGACGAGGCATCGGCCCGCGCGGTCCTGCGGCTGCTCGACGCCCTGGACGACTGCGACGACGTCCAGAACGTCTACTCCAACTTCGACATCCCCGACCAGATCCTCGAAGCCGTCGCCTGACGAGCACCCCCTCGGGACCCGCCAGCCCCGGGAGCACCGGCCGGCGGCAGCAGGACCGTTGCGGAGCGTCATCACAATCGATGAAATCGCGGTCCCGGCACACCGGTGCAGGACCGCTTCATCAATCTTGACGATGACGGGCACGCGTCCTGCCGCCACGCTGCGCATACCAGATCAAAGGATGCGCGCCGGCCATGATCAGACAGCGACTCACCGGAGAGGACTCGGACCGCGGGGCCGCGGCCCTGGAGTTCGCGCTCGTCCTGCCGCTCCTGCTGCTCCTGATCTTCGGGACCGTCGACTTCGCCATGGCCTACCAGCGGCACGTGACGCTGGCGCACGCGGCTCGTGAGGGGGTCCGCGCCTGGGCGTTGTCCGACCCGGATGCCCCGACGGACCCGACACCCACGACGCAGGGGGCGGCCAGCGGCCTCCCCGCAGCCTCGGTCACCGTGGCTTGCGCGACCGCGCTGATCCCTGGCGGACCCTGGGCGCCCGTGGCGTGCAGCGACCCGTGCCTCACCGGGACGCCGGCCCGGGTCACCGCCCAGTACGACTACACCTTCATCACCCCGGTGGCGTCGTTCATGGGCATGTTCGGCGCGACCCCGTCCGACACGATCGCCCTCCGGGGGCAGGGGGTCATGCGATGCGGCGGCTGAGCGAGGAAGGCGGCGCCGTCGCCCTGTTCACCGCGCTGTGCATGATGATGCTGGCGGCGTTCGCCGCCTACGCCGTGAACTCGGGTCTGGTCTACGACGAGCGGCGGCAGCTGCAGAACGGCGCCGACGCCGCGGCGTTCGCCATCGCCTTCGACTGCGCCCGCGGGACCGCCGTCAAGTGCACCCACACCTATGCCTCCAGCGTCTCCGGGCCGGCGTACGCCGACAGCAACGCGCGCGACGGCGACGCCACGGTCCAGGCCGTCGAGCCCGCCGACCTGGCTCCCGACTCCGGTGAGGTCACCGTCGGGACGCTGTCGCGGGAGGGCGCGCAGGACGCGGTGACGTTGTTCATGGGCAACGTCCTCGGGCGGTCGACGGCCCAGGTGCGCGCGACTGCGACCGCACGGTGGGGCGGGGCCGGCACGGGCACCGGACTGCCCCTGGCGATCCCCCTGCACCGCTGGGAAGCGGTCGCCGCCTGGCAGAAAGCCACCTACCCGGGACTGACCAACGAGCAGGGCCTGTTCCCCGAAGACGGCCCCTTCCCGCCCCTGCCCGCTGCGGAGACGACCATTCTCCTCGGTGAGGACCCCGACTACCCCCCCGGCAGCTTCGGCTGGATCGACCACCCGCAGAACGTCCACCCCTACTGCCAGGTCTCCCTGGACGTGGACGATTTCGCGGTCGGCACCGGCAGCGCGTTCGGCTGCAACCACCCCGACGCCTCGGGGACCAGCCAGGAGTCCGCGGCCTTCCGCGACTACATGCTGTCGCGGACCCACCCCATCCCCGTCTTCGACAGCCACAACGGGCTGGGCGGCAGCAACGCCCGGTACCACGTCTACAGCTGGGCGGCCATCCGCGTCACCGGCTACCGGCTGAACGCAGCCTACTCGTGGCCTTCGACAACCGGCGTCTGCGGTTCCGGCAACTGCATCCGCGGGTGGCTGAGCGCCTTCGATCCCTCCGCGGGTCCCATCGGCGGGCCCGACACCGGCCTCAAGCGGGTCCAACTCGTTGACTGAAGGAGTCCATCGTGAAGAACCGCATACTCGGGATCGTCGCCGCGTTGGTGCTCGCCGCCGTCGGCACGGCGGTCCTGGTGACCTACGTCAAGGGCGCCGAGCGGCGCGCGCTGGCCGGTGAGCGCACCGTGGAGGTGCTGGTCGTGCAGGCGCCGATCGCGAAGGGCACCCCAGCCGAGGAGGTCGGCCCCCTCGTCGAGGCGCTGACGGTCCCCGCGAAGGTCCGGGCCGACGACAGCGTCGCCAGCCTCGACGCGCTCGACGGACGCGTCGCCGCCACCGACCTCGTGGTCGGCGAGCAGCTGCTCGCCAGTCGGTTCGTCGCGCCCGACGAGCTGCCAACCCTGGGGGACATCGACATCCCCGACGGCTTGCAGCTGGTCACCGTCTCGCTCGAACCCAATCGCGTCCTCGGCGGTGAGCTCCAACCCGGCAGCACCGTGGGGGTGCTGGCCTCGTTCGGGGACGCGCCGGCCGAGGACGGCGCCGCCACCGGCAGCCCGACCACCCACTTCATCCTCCAGCGGGTCCTCGTGGCACGGGTCCAGGGCGAGCCCCAACCCACCGCCGCCGGGGGGGCCGACGGCGCGCCCCCCACCGCGACGCGGCCCGCAGCACCGGGCGGCAACCTGCTCGTGACCTTCGCCCTCAACGCTCCCGCAGCGGAGCGCCTGGTCTTCGCCGCGGAGCACGGGACCATGTGGCTGTCGCTGCAGACGGACGACACCTCCGCCGACGGCACGCGCGTCCAGACCAAGGAGACGATCTACCAATGAGCATCCGCATCGTGCTGGCCACCGACGACCGTGGCTTCGAGCAACGGCTGCGGGCCAGCTATCCCGGGGGGCTCAACGGTGACCTGCGCACCCTGTCCCACGAGCACCTGGGGACCACACCCGCGCAGGCCGTCGCGGCCATCGCCGGCAGTCCCTCCGGCGCCCCGGAGGTCGTCGCGCTCGGCCCCGGGATGCCCATCGACGCCGCGCTCGACCTGGCCCGCCAGCTGGACCTCGAGCACCCCGAGACCAGCATCGTCCTCGTCGCCAAACCGACACCCAAGCTGTGGGGCCAGGCGATGCGTGCCGGCGTGCGCGACATCCTCGACCCCACCGCCACCGGCCCGGCAAT is drawn from Egibacteraceae bacterium and contains these coding sequences:
- a CDS encoding pilus assembly protein TadG-related protein; this encodes MRRLSEEGGAVALFTALCMMMLAAFAAYAVNSGLVYDERRQLQNGADAAAFAIAFDCARGTAVKCTHTYASSVSGPAYADSNARDGDATVQAVEPADLAPDSGEVTVGTLSREGAQDAVTLFMGNVLGRSTAQVRATATARWGGAGTGTGLPLAIPLHRWEAVAAWQKATYPGLTNEQGLFPEDGPFPPLPAAETTILLGEDPDYPPGSFGWIDHPQNVHPYCQVSLDVDDFAVGTGSAFGCNHPDASGTSQESAAFRDYMLSRTHPIPVFDSHNGLGGSNARYHVYSWAAIRVTGYRLNAAYSWPSTTGVCGSGNCIRGWLSAFDPSAGPIGGPDTGLKRVQLVD
- the cpaB gene encoding Flp pilus assembly protein CpaB, producing MKNRILGIVAALVLAAVGTAVLVTYVKGAERRALAGERTVEVLVVQAPIAKGTPAEEVGPLVEALTVPAKVRADDSVASLDALDGRVAATDLVVGEQLLASRFVAPDELPTLGDIDIPDGLQLVTVSLEPNRVLGGELQPGSTVGVLASFGDAPAEDGAATGSPTTHFILQRVLVARVQGEPQPTAAGGADGAPPTATRPAAPGGNLLVTFALNAPAAERLVFAAEHGTMWLSLQTDDTSADGTRVQTKETIYQ